One Paenibacillus crassostreae DNA segment encodes these proteins:
- a CDS encoding YwbE family protein — MNGQLRSTISAGLEVDIVLKQDQPTGKLTRGIVKDLLTNSPKHPHGIKVRLTSGQVGRVQHIIQK, encoded by the coding sequence TTGAATGGTCAACTTAGATCAACCATATCTGCAGGACTTGAAGTAGATATCGTACTGAAGCAAGATCAACCAACGGGTAAGTTAACGCGAGGTATCGTCAAGGATCTTCTCACAAATTCACCGAAGCATCCTCACGGGATTAAAGTGCGTTTAACTAGTGGACAGGTTGGACGTGTACAGCATATTATTCAGAAATAA
- a CDS encoding ABC transporter ATP-binding protein — protein sequence MSIIEVRQLSKSFQQAVKEPGLKGAMKHLFVPKYIDKIAVKPLDLTIEAGESVAYVGPNGAGKSTTIKMLTGILVPSSGTIAVNGINPHKKRMENAQQIGAVFGQRTQLWWDIPIVESFSLLKDIYEIPDTTYKANLDMFVEMLGMNEFIHLSARKLSLGQRMRADLAASLLHNPPILYLDEPTIGLDVSVKQKIREFIKKINQEQRTTVMLTTHDLGDIEDLCKRLIIIDKGSIIYDGTLEQVKRHFAKERRIFFQVTSPPPLLFTEISDVTGLKLDILSELEFSISFDRYQFTASDVVSRVMKYGEIQDFRMEESDIEQVIKAVYDGNLDLNQTIQV from the coding sequence TTGAGCATCATCGAAGTTAGGCAATTATCTAAGTCATTCCAGCAAGCCGTGAAAGAACCTGGGTTGAAAGGGGCAATGAAACATTTATTTGTACCGAAATACATAGATAAAATAGCAGTGAAACCGTTGGATTTAACTATAGAAGCTGGTGAATCCGTGGCTTATGTTGGACCAAATGGAGCGGGTAAATCAACCACTATTAAGATGCTAACAGGAATTCTTGTACCTTCCTCGGGTACGATCGCTGTTAATGGTATCAATCCACATAAGAAAAGGATGGAGAATGCGCAACAGATCGGGGCAGTATTCGGACAACGTACACAGTTATGGTGGGATATCCCGATTGTGGAATCTTTTTCGCTACTCAAAGATATTTATGAGATTCCGGATACAACATATAAAGCTAATCTCGATATGTTCGTTGAGATGTTAGGTATGAATGAGTTCATCCATTTATCTGCTAGAAAGCTATCATTGGGTCAACGTATGCGTGCGGATTTGGCCGCGTCCCTATTACATAATCCACCTATACTATATTTAGATGAACCTACGATAGGATTAGATGTATCCGTTAAACAGAAGATTCGTGAATTCATCAAAAAGATTAATCAAGAGCAGCGCACAACAGTTATGCTGACTACGCATGATCTAGGTGATATTGAAGATTTGTGCAAAAGATTGATTATCATCGACAAAGGATCGATTATTTATGATGGTACGCTGGAGCAAGTGAAGCGTCATTTTGCAAAAGAACGACGTATCTTTTTTCAAGTAACCTCCCCACCTCCATTGTTGTTTACAGAAATATCTGATGTAACTGGGTTGAAGCTTGATATTCTAAGTGAACTAGAATTCTCCATCTCATTTGATAGATATCAATTTACGGCGAGTGATGTCGTTAGTCGGGTAATGAAGTATGGGGAAATTCAGGATTTCCGAATGGAAGAGTCTGATATCGAACAAGTGATTAAAGCAGTCTATGACGGTAATTTGGACTTGAATCAGACGATACAAGTGTAA